The proteins below come from a single Pseudarthrobacter sp. SSS035 genomic window:
- a CDS encoding DUF2306 domain-containing protein — translation MKSATLPRSRQSPRTRWLVPAVLILLSLVPVIAGAVRLTELSGGQITPDNARFFDSPVPVLIHIPTVTVYLVLGAFQFVPSLRRGKPGRASWHKIAGRILAPTGLLAALSGLWMAVFYDLPPLDGPLLLVLRLAFGSAMVAFIVLGFIAVRRRNYVRHSEWMSRAYAIGIAQGTIVVVTIPWILLVGPVDELTRALLIGASWVLSLAVAEYFIHRRAQIPTRAALPSRAPSS, via the coding sequence ATGAAATCTGCAACCCTTCCCCGCTCCCGTCAAAGCCCCCGGACCCGGTGGCTTGTACCCGCCGTCCTGATCCTCCTCAGCCTCGTCCCGGTCATCGCCGGGGCCGTGCGCCTGACCGAGCTCTCGGGAGGTCAGATCACGCCGGATAACGCGCGGTTCTTCGATTCGCCAGTCCCCGTGCTGATCCATATCCCCACCGTCACGGTTTACCTGGTGCTGGGGGCGTTTCAGTTCGTTCCCTCGCTTCGACGGGGCAAGCCCGGCAGGGCCAGCTGGCACAAAATCGCGGGACGCATTCTTGCCCCCACCGGCCTGCTCGCCGCCCTGTCGGGTTTGTGGATGGCAGTTTTCTACGATCTCCCGCCCCTGGACGGGCCGCTTCTACTTGTCCTTCGGCTGGCCTTCGGGTCCGCCATGGTGGCATTCATTGTTCTTGGATTCATTGCGGTGCGGCGCCGGAACTACGTCCGGCACAGCGAGTGGATGTCCCGGGCGTACGCCATCGGCATCGCCCAGGGAACCATTGTTGTGGTGACCATTCCGTGGATTCTCCTGGTGGGACCGGTTGACGAACTGACCCGGGCGCTTCTGATTGGCGCATCATGGGTACTCAGCCTGGCGGTGGCCGAATACTTCATCCACCGGCGCGCCCAAATACCAACGCGAGCGGCGCTCCCAAGCCGTGCGCCGTCGTCGTAA